The segment CTGCTACCAACTGTCATTGAGATCACTAGAACATTACTATCTGCAAGTGAAAAATAAAATATACCCTGAGGATATTATTCTGCCATATTAAAGGGGCATTGAGCTTTGAATCCCCTTTTTGGATTGAACCAATGCCTGTTTCTGTCAGAGTAGCATGACTCTTATCTCAGGGAAGATCAGCAAACAAAATCGCCACACGTGAATTTCAACACAACCAAATTGAAAAAACATGTACAAATTCATGTAATAAGCAATAACTTCAACACAAAAACTAAACACAAATCAGGAAATAGCGAATGCATTGTTTAGAGCTCAATAAGGACAGAAACTGCACTACTATAAACTCAAAGATTAAAAATTGTATACAGGCATATCATATGTAAGAATCACATGATATACCCACATCAATGATTTAGTTAGTCTTGGATTAAAAAATCCTGTTCTCAAGCTGAAAATGATTTCCCAAAGGATAAAATATTAAAACCTCAACAATAAGTCAGTTGATAAAGGCATCAAACCGCTATCTGAGAGGAAACCCTCACAGAAAATGCTAGACAGCACTAAAGGGGAGCAAAAAAGATGATAAAGAAGGCAAGGAAGCCACTCTGCATTCAATTGAGATCTTAGAATCAACAAAATGTCACTTTCTATGGCTGCTGTTGATTTGGTAATTGTGGCTGATTTTGCTGATAATTCAAAGGCCTTCGAAACAACATAATGTGGGGTTCAGGACGATGAATGGCATAGTGTACCCATCCACGAGACTGCTGAACTCCAATAGCTCTCCACTCATTCTAAACAAAAATTAATGAAAGCATTAAAAAGCATACTTGAACATGATACATTGTCTTAGAAAGAACACTTTGAGAAACATTTT is part of the Cryptomeria japonica chromosome 10, Sugi_1.0, whole genome shotgun sequence genome and harbors:
- the LOC131060741 gene encoding cyclin-dependent kinases regulatory subunit 2, translating into MPDIRYSEKYFDDTYEYRHVILPPEIAKLLPKNRLLAENEWRAIGVQQSRGWVHYAIHRPEPHIMLFRRPLNYQQNQPQLPNQQQP